The genomic stretch ACTCCCGCAAGTACGGGCACATCATTCTCAATGACCTTCGCAGGGCTGGCTATCAGGTCTATCCCGTCAATAAGAAGGGCGGCGAGATGGATGGAATGAAGGTCTTCGAGTCAGTGTCGGAGCTGCCCAAAGAG from Acidobacteriota bacterium encodes the following:
- a CDS encoding CoA-binding protein, which gives rise to MENTRELIQEFVDCDVWAVVGYSEDSRKYGHIILNDLRRAGYQVYPVNKKGGEMDGMKVFESVSELPKE